In the Pontibacillus sp. HMF3514 genome, ATAAGCTTATCTCCAGAAAACCACTTTCCGACAACTCCTGTAGAGCAAAATGAAGTTGAAACACAGCAGAAAAAAAACAATGCCGATAAAGACAAAGATGAAAACCCAGATTCCCCAGATGATAAAACTATCTCTGATGGTATTAAAGAAGCTATGACACGGGTTGTCGAAGGCGCTATGGGAGTCTTTGTTAAGGAAGACTTAGACATTGTTGCAATCGGGGATTCATTAACACAAGGAGTCGGTGATGAAAGTGACAATGGTGGGTATGTAGGGATTTTAGAAAAATCCTTAAAAAAAAGTGAATCAGATCAAAATATCGAGATTAAGAACTACGGAAAAAGAGGTAACCGAACGGATCAACTCTTAAAACGTTTAAATAAAGAAGAAATTTCAGAATCCGTAAAAGAAGCTGATATTATTCTGATGACAATCGGCGCCAATGATATCATGAAGATCGTAAAGGAAAACTTCACAGACTTAAAGTACGAGGATTTCGTTAAGGAACAAACCCGTTATGAAACTCGTTTACAATCG is a window encoding:
- a CDS encoding SGNH/GDSL hydrolase family protein translates to MKHKSFLILGLILGLASFFIWISLSPENHFPTTPVEQNEVETQQKKNNADKDKDENPDSPDDKTISDGIKEAMTRVVEGAMGVFVKEDLDIVAIGDSLTQGVGDESDNGGYVGILEKSLKKSESDQNIEIKNYGKRGNRTDQLLKRLNKEEISESVKEADIILMTIGANDIMKIVKENFTDLKYEDFVKEQTRYETRLQSIFDTIQVKNPDVKIFLIGIYNPFNQYFSEIPELGRIMNDWNNISRDVTSQYDNISFIPIADLFEGRKDLYYKDNFHPNLEGYQLMAERVFEYIKESIQQEDEKA